The Daucus carota subsp. sativus chromosome 9, DH1 v3.0, whole genome shotgun sequence genome window below encodes:
- the LOC108202911 gene encoding F-box/kelch-repeat protein SKIP11 produces MLEERSCLVSRRFSRNCDKENSWACMNYRIEKIEIQQGKRLLESDGDEEEGPRKLPKQLDACEDSNLAPRSQELAMIPTDQSGNQRHAGDHSDSSSLIHAIGRDNSISALIRSSRSDYGSLASLNRSFRELIRSGELYRLRRQNGVIEHWVYFSCQLLGWEAFDPTSRRWMRLPTMTSDECFMFSDKESLAVGTELLVFGKVFLSLFIFRYSVLTNTWSSGMNMNFPRCLFGSASVGEIAILAGGCDLSGNTLSVAELYNSELGAWETLPNMNKTRKMCSAVFMDGKFYVIGGIGGSESRLLTCGEEYNLQTRVWTEIPNMSPVRSRPDSEAGMPVTAEAPPLVAVVDNELYAADYAEMEVRKYDKNRRIWETVGRLPERADSMNGWGLAFKACGDRLIVIGGPRAAGEGFIEINAWAPRDGPPRWNLLGRKQSGSFVYNCAVMGC; encoded by the coding sequence ATGTTGGAAGAAAGGTCTTGTCTGGTTTCGAGGAGGTTTTCAAGAAACTGTGACAAGGAAAACAGCTGGGCTTGCATGAACTATCGTatagaaaaaattgaaatacaGCAGGGGAAGCGACTTTTAGAATCCGATGGAGATGAAGAGGAAGGACCTAGAAAGCTGCCTAAGCAACTGGATGCTTGTGAAGACTCAAATTTAGCTCCAAGATCGCAAGAACTTGCAATGATCCCCACTGACCAATCTGGTAATCAACGTCATGCTGGCGATCATTCGGATTCAAGTTCTCTTATTCATGCCATAGGCCGTGACAACTCAATCAGTGCACTCATTAGGTCCTCAAGATCTGATTATGGCTCTTTAGCATCTTTAAACAGAAGCTTTCGTGAGCTCATTCGAAGTGGTGAGCTTTATAGACTCAGACGACAAAATGGTGTGATTGAACACTGGGTTTATTTTTCTTGTCAACTACTTGGGTGGGAAGCTTTTGATCCTACAAGTCGCCGTTGGATGCGACTACCAACTATGACTTCAGATGAATGCTTTATGTTCTCTGATAAGGAATCTCTTGCCGTAGGCACTGAGCTTCTTGTGTTTGGCAAAGTCTTTTTGTCCCTTTTCATATTTCGATACAGTGTATTGACCAACACGTGGTCATCTGGGATGAATATGAATTTTCCAAGATGCTTGTTTGGGTCTGCTAGTGTTGGGGAGATTGCTATTTTAGCCGGCGGTTGTGATTTATCTGGAAACACCTTGAGTGTTGCGGAGCTTTATAATTCTGAGCTAGGAGCTTGGGAAACACTCCCAAACATGAATAAAACGCGGAAAATGTGTTCAGCTGTATTTATGGATGGGAAATTTTATGTGATTGGGGGAATTGGAGGCAGTGAGTCAAGGCTTCTTACTTGCGGGGAGGAATATAATTTACAAACTAGAGTTTGGACTGAAATCCCTAACATGTCTCCTGTGAGGAGTCGTCCAGACAGTGAGGCTGGGATGCCTGTTACAGCTGAGGCTCCCCCACTCGTGGCTGTGGTAGACAATGAGTTGTATGCAGCGGATTATGCGGAGATGGAAGTCCGGAAGTATGATAAAAATAGAAGAATCTGGGAAACTGTTGGAAGGTTGCCTGAAAGAGCAGATTCCATGAATGGATGGGGCCTGGCATTTAAGGCCTGTGGCGATCGCCTTATTGTTATAGGGGGGCCTAGAGCAGCAGGCGAGGGATTCATAGAAATCAATGCATGGGCTCCAAGAGATGGACCCCCTCGATGGAACTTGCTTGGGCGCAAGCAATCTGGTAGTTTTGTATACAATTGTGCAGTGATGGGATGCTGA